The following coding sequences lie in one Saccharopolyspora hordei genomic window:
- the paaI gene encoding hydroxyphenylacetyl-CoA thioesterase PaaI produces the protein MFDDDRASQALGIELLDVGSGTARARMTITETMVNGHGIAHGGYIFLLADTTFACACNSHGPTTVAARADITFVRPARLGDELVARAVERTRYGRSGIYDVSVHRGEELIAEFRGHSRSIGAAPTSESEGGLR, from the coding sequence ATGTTCGACGACGACCGCGCGTCACAGGCGCTGGGCATCGAACTGCTCGACGTCGGCAGCGGCACCGCCCGCGCCCGGATGACGATCACCGAGACGATGGTCAACGGCCACGGGATCGCCCACGGCGGCTACATCTTCCTGCTGGCCGACACGACCTTCGCCTGTGCCTGCAACAGCCACGGCCCGACCACCGTCGCGGCTCGCGCGGACATCACCTTCGTCCGCCCGGCGCGGCTCGGCGACGAGCTCGTTGCCCGCGCGGTGGAGCGCACCCGCTACGGGCGCAGCGGCATCTACGACGTCTCCGTGCACCGCGGCGAGGAGCTGATCGCCGAGTTCCGCGGGCACAGCCGATCGATCGGCGCAGCACCGACCAGCGAGTCCGAGGGAGGACTGCGATGA
- the paaZ gene encoding phenylacetic acid degradation bifunctional protein PaaZ translates to MAALRSYVNGDWHTPTEDGVPLHDAVTGEEVARVSSAGVDMAAALEHGRTRGGPALAELTFHQRAALLKSLASYLREHRDELYALSARTGATLGDSKFDVDGGIGVLFGYSSKGRRELPNSTVYVDGAVEPLGKGGTFVGQHVCTPLRGVAVQINAFNFPVWGPLEKFAPAFLAGVPSLVKPASQTAYLTHRLVELMIGSGLLPEGSLQLVCGSVGDLFEHLTDQDLVSFTGSAATGQRLRTHPVVAANSVRFNVEADSLNCSVLGPDAEPGSAEFDLFVKQLVTEMTVKAGQKCTAIRRALVPAARVDDVIAAAKARLEEVVVGNPANPEVRMGALASLEQREEVRRSLKALLEAGTLVHGDPDHVDVVDADPERGAFLSPLLVRCDDPDQPQPHEVEAFGPVSTVMPYDSTEHAVELARRGKGSLAGSVVTADREFAREVVLGAASRHGRMLVLNSDDAAESTGHGSPLPALVHGGPGRAGGGEEMGGVRGVLHHMQRTAVQADPATLTAITGQWVPGSPRTTTDVHPFRKHLEDLRIGDTVVAGPRRVTEEDVAHFAEFTGDTFYAHTDEEAARANPFFDGKVAHGYLVVSFAAGLFVDPDPGPVLANYGLENLRFLTPTYPGDELTVTMTAKQITPRVGAEHGEVRWDVDVTNQDGASVAKYDVLTLVAKRPENQE, encoded by the coding sequence ATGGCTGCCCTGCGGAGCTACGTCAACGGTGACTGGCACACACCGACAGAGGACGGCGTACCGCTGCACGACGCGGTGACCGGCGAGGAGGTCGCCCGGGTCTCTTCCGCGGGCGTCGACATGGCCGCGGCGCTGGAGCACGGCCGCACCCGCGGCGGTCCGGCGCTGGCGGAGCTGACCTTCCACCAGCGCGCCGCGCTGCTGAAGAGCCTCGCCTCCTACCTGCGCGAGCACCGGGACGAGCTCTACGCCCTGTCGGCGCGCACCGGCGCGACGCTCGGCGACTCCAAGTTCGACGTCGACGGCGGGATCGGCGTGCTGTTCGGCTACTCCAGCAAGGGGCGCCGCGAGCTGCCCAACAGCACCGTCTACGTCGACGGTGCGGTGGAGCCGCTGGGCAAGGGCGGCACCTTCGTCGGCCAGCACGTCTGCACCCCGCTGCGCGGCGTCGCGGTGCAGATCAACGCCTTCAACTTCCCGGTGTGGGGTCCGCTGGAGAAGTTCGCCCCCGCGTTCCTGGCCGGCGTGCCCAGCCTGGTCAAGCCGGCCAGCCAGACCGCCTACCTCACCCACCGGCTGGTGGAGCTGATGATCGGCTCCGGGCTGCTGCCCGAGGGATCGCTGCAGCTGGTCTGCGGCAGCGTGGGCGACCTGTTCGAGCACCTCACCGACCAGGACCTGGTGTCGTTCACCGGCTCGGCGGCCACCGGGCAGCGGCTGCGCACGCACCCGGTGGTGGCGGCGAACTCGGTGCGGTTCAACGTCGAGGCGGACTCGCTGAACTGCTCGGTCCTCGGCCCCGACGCCGAACCCGGCAGCGCCGAGTTCGACCTGTTCGTCAAGCAGCTGGTCACCGAGATGACGGTCAAGGCGGGGCAGAAGTGCACCGCCATCCGCCGGGCCCTGGTCCCGGCCGCCCGCGTGGACGACGTGATCGCCGCGGCCAAGGCACGGTTGGAGGAGGTCGTGGTGGGCAACCCGGCCAACCCCGAGGTGCGGATGGGCGCGCTGGCCAGCCTGGAGCAGCGCGAAGAGGTCCGGCGTTCGCTCAAGGCGCTGCTGGAGGCCGGGACCCTCGTGCACGGCGACCCCGACCACGTCGACGTCGTCGACGCGGACCCGGAGCGCGGCGCGTTCCTGTCCCCGCTGCTGGTCCGCTGCGACGACCCCGACCAGCCGCAGCCGCACGAGGTGGAGGCGTTCGGCCCGGTCAGCACGGTGATGCCCTACGACAGCACCGAGCACGCCGTCGAGCTGGCGCGGCGCGGCAAGGGCAGCCTCGCCGGGTCCGTGGTCACCGCAGACCGGGAGTTCGCCCGCGAGGTGGTGCTGGGCGCGGCGTCCCGGCACGGCCGGATGCTCGTGCTCAACAGCGACGACGCCGCGGAGAGCACCGGGCACGGCTCGCCGCTGCCCGCGCTGGTGCACGGCGGCCCCGGCCGGGCTGGCGGCGGCGAGGAGATGGGCGGCGTGCGCGGCGTGCTGCACCACATGCAGCGGACCGCGGTGCAGGCCGACCCGGCGACGCTGACCGCGATCACCGGCCAGTGGGTGCCCGGCAGCCCGCGCACCACCACCGACGTGCACCCGTTCCGCAAGCACCTGGAGGACCTGCGCATCGGCGACACGGTCGTCGCCGGGCCGCGCCGGGTGACCGAGGAGGACGTGGCGCACTTCGCCGAGTTCACCGGGGACACCTTCTACGCCCACACCGACGAGGAAGCCGCCCGGGCCAACCCGTTCTTCGACGGCAAGGTCGCGCACGGCTACCTGGTGGTGTCCTTCGCCGCGGGCCTGTTCGTCGACCCGGACCCGGGCCCGGTGCTGGCCAACTACGGGCTGGAGAACCTGCGGTTCCTCACGCCCACCTACCCCGGCGACGAGCTCACCGTGACCATGACCGCCAAGCAGATCACGCCCCGGGTCGGCGCCGAGCACGGCGAGGTCCGCTGGGACGTGGACGTCACCAACCAGGACGGTGCCTCGGTGGCCAAGTACGACGTGCTCACCCTGGTCGCGAAGCGACCGGAGAACCAGGAGTGA
- the paaA gene encoding 1,2-phenylacetyl-CoA epoxidase subunit PaaA: MTTTVQSEQLGEDELQRHFDERIAQDQRIEPRDWMPEGYRKTLVRQIAQHAHSEIIGMQPEGNWLTRAPSLRRKAILLAKVQDEAGHGLYLYSAAETLGVDRAELTEKLLERRQKYSSIFNYPTLTFADIGVIGWLVDGAAICNQVPLCRSSFGPYARAMVRICKEESFHQRQGYELLMTMMRGTEEQRRMVQDATDRWWWPSLMMFGPPDEDSPNTQQSMAWRIKRHTNDELRQKFVDMTVPQAEALGVTLPDPELRWNPERGHYDFGEPDWSELKRVISGGGPCNEQRLARRRAAHEEGRWVREAAAAHAAKHAAREEVAR, from the coding sequence ATGACGACCACGGTGCAGTCCGAGCAGCTCGGCGAGGACGAGCTGCAGCGGCACTTCGACGAGCGGATCGCCCAGGACCAGCGCATCGAACCGCGCGACTGGATGCCGGAGGGCTACCGCAAGACCCTGGTGCGCCAGATCGCGCAGCACGCGCACTCCGAGATCATCGGCATGCAGCCGGAGGGCAACTGGCTGACCAGGGCGCCGAGCCTGCGGCGCAAGGCGATCCTACTGGCCAAGGTGCAGGACGAGGCCGGGCACGGCCTCTACCTGTACTCCGCCGCCGAGACGCTCGGCGTGGACCGGGCTGAGCTGACCGAGAAGCTGCTGGAGCGGCGGCAGAAGTACTCGTCGATCTTCAACTACCCGACGCTGACCTTCGCCGACATCGGGGTGATCGGCTGGCTGGTCGACGGCGCGGCGATCTGCAACCAGGTCCCGCTGTGCCGCAGCTCCTTCGGGCCGTACGCGCGGGCGATGGTGCGCATCTGCAAGGAGGAGTCGTTCCACCAGCGGCAGGGCTACGAGCTGCTGATGACGATGATGCGCGGCACCGAGGAGCAGCGGCGGATGGTGCAGGACGCCACCGACCGGTGGTGGTGGCCGTCGCTGATGATGTTCGGTCCGCCCGACGAGGACTCGCCCAACACCCAGCAGTCCATGGCGTGGCGCATCAAGCGGCACACCAACGACGAGCTGCGGCAGAAGTTCGTGGACATGACGGTCCCGCAGGCCGAGGCGCTCGGCGTCACGCTGCCCGACCCCGAGCTGCGCTGGAACCCCGAGCGCGGCCACTACGACTTCGGTGAGCCCGACTGGTCGGAGCTCAAGCGGGTGATCAGCGGTGGCGGGCCGTGCAACGAGCAGCGGCTGGCCCGGCGGCGGGCCGCGCACGAGGAAGGGCGGTGGGTGCGCGAAGCGGCGGCCGCCCACGCCGCCAAGCACGCCGCACGCGAGGAGGTCGCGCGATGA
- the paaB gene encoding 1,2-phenylacetyl-CoA epoxidase subunit PaaB, which produces MSPDAEGGAPRPSWPLFEVFVRGKRGLNHVHVGSLHAPDEQMALHNARNLYTRRNEGVSIWVVRADAITASSPDEKDPFFAPSGDKVYRHPTFYRIPDDVPHM; this is translated from the coding sequence ATGAGTCCGGACGCCGAGGGGGGCGCGCCGCGCCCCTCGTGGCCGCTGTTCGAGGTCTTCGTCCGCGGCAAGCGGGGGCTCAACCACGTGCACGTGGGGTCGCTGCACGCCCCGGACGAGCAGATGGCGCTGCACAACGCGCGGAACCTGTACACCCGCCGCAACGAGGGCGTGAGCATCTGGGTGGTGCGGGCGGACGCGATCACCGCCTCCAGCCCCGACGAGAAGGACCCGTTCTTCGCACCCAGCGGGGACAAGGTGTACCGGCACCCGACGTTCTACCGGATCCCCGACGACGTCCCGCACATGTGA
- the paaC gene encoding 1,2-phenylacetyl-CoA epoxidase subunit PaaC, with amino-acid sequence MSFDNAYEALTTAEGESRWAFGTGFDDPLSGVDTTLPDGVDGAEFGRYLMMLGDDALIAAQRLIEWVTRAPELEDELALANIALDLLGQARLLLSRAGQADGTGRGEDELAYFRDEREFRNVRLVETPNGDFGHTTARLLVFSTWRLALFTRLADSRDPVLAAIAAKGVKELAYHRDYAAQWTVRLGDGTEESHARVQRGLDEVWPLVGELFVPHQTELRMAEAGVGVDPAQVRAEFDEVVDQVCAAATLQRPDTPPLAGVGGRGGRDGIHTEHLGYLLAEMQSLARAHPEATW; translated from the coding sequence ATGTCGTTCGACAACGCCTACGAGGCGCTGACCACCGCCGAGGGCGAGTCCCGCTGGGCCTTCGGCACCGGCTTCGACGATCCGCTGTCCGGTGTGGACACCACGCTGCCGGACGGCGTGGACGGCGCGGAGTTCGGCCGCTACCTGATGATGCTCGGCGACGACGCGCTCATCGCCGCGCAGCGGCTGATCGAGTGGGTCACCCGCGCACCGGAGCTGGAGGACGAGCTGGCGCTGGCCAACATCGCGCTGGACCTGCTCGGGCAGGCCCGGCTGCTGCTGTCCCGCGCCGGCCAGGCCGACGGCACCGGGCGCGGGGAGGACGAGCTGGCCTACTTCCGCGACGAGCGGGAGTTCCGCAACGTGCGGCTGGTCGAGACGCCCAACGGCGACTTCGGGCACACCACCGCCCGGCTGCTGGTGTTCTCCACCTGGCGGCTGGCGCTGTTCACCCGGCTCGCCGACTCCCGCGACCCGGTGCTGGCCGCGATCGCGGCCAAGGGCGTCAAGGAGCTGGCCTACCACCGCGACTACGCGGCGCAGTGGACGGTGCGGCTCGGCGACGGCACCGAGGAGTCGCACGCCCGCGTGCAGCGGGGGCTGGACGAGGTGTGGCCGCTGGTCGGCGAGCTGTTCGTCCCGCACCAGACCGAGCTGCGGATGGCCGAGGCCGGTGTCGGCGTCGACCCGGCGCAGGTGCGCGCCGAGTTCGACGAGGTGGTCGACCAGGTCTGCGCGGCCGCGACGCTGCAGCGCCCGGACACCCCGCCGCTGGCCGGGGTCGGCGGGCGCGGCGGCCGCGACGGCATCCACACCGAGCACCTCGGCTACCTGCTGGCGGAGATGCAGAGCCTCGCCCGAGCGCACCCGGAGGCGACGTGGTGA
- the paaD gene encoding 1,2-phenylacetyl-CoA epoxidase subunit PaaD produces the protein MVTSTRCDLERARAVAESVTDPELPVLTLADLGVLRDVELTADGGVVVSITPTYSGCPAMREMRSDLTDRLHEAGFAEVEVRTVLDPPWTTDWISEAGRRKLADYGISPPGAAPRRPAGPVPLTLAPPRPQARCPRCGSPDTERVAQFSSTACKALHRCRACHEPFEHIKEI, from the coding sequence GTGGTGACGAGCACGCGATGCGACCTCGAGCGCGCCCGCGCGGTCGCCGAGTCGGTCACCGACCCGGAACTGCCGGTGCTGACGCTGGCCGACCTCGGGGTGCTGCGCGACGTCGAGCTGACCGCGGACGGCGGGGTGGTCGTGTCGATCACCCCGACCTACTCGGGCTGCCCGGCGATGCGCGAGATGCGCAGCGACCTGACGGACCGGCTGCACGAGGCCGGGTTCGCCGAGGTCGAGGTGCGGACGGTGCTGGACCCGCCGTGGACCACGGACTGGATCAGCGAGGCCGGGCGGCGCAAGCTCGCCGACTACGGCATCTCCCCGCCCGGGGCCGCCCCGCGCCGGCCCGCCGGTCCGGTGCCGCTGACGCTGGCCCCGCCGCGCCCGCAGGCCCGCTGCCCCCGGTGCGGGTCTCCGGACACCGAGCGGGTGGCGCAGTTCAGCTCGACCGCGTGCAAGGCGTTGCACCGGTGCCGCGCGTGCCACGAACCCTTCGAGCACATCAAGGAGATCTGA
- the paaE gene encoding 1,2-phenylacetyl-CoA epoxidase subunit PaaE, whose translation MVTPAPVDAPVEGRRRRTEFHPLRVSAVERLCEDAVAVSFDVPPDLAEEFAFRPGQSLTLRRFVDGREERRSYSICAPRGAAPRIGVRLVPGGLFSSWLVREVRPGDEVEVLPPTGGFTADLSADERHVCLAAGSGITPVLSIAASVLRDTEGTVTLLYGNRRSDTVMFADELADLKDRYPARLELVHVLSREPRESELFTGRLDAEKVRALLSTVVDPGAVDQWWLCGPFGMVTSAREVLRDSGVAAERIHQELFYVEDTPPEPARHEEPTLEGPTSDVTVVLDGRSTPMTLPRDVPVLDAAQRVRPDLPFACKGGVCGTCRAKVTCGSVRMRRNFALEESEVEQGFVLTCQSLPTSDEVTVDFDA comes from the coding sequence GTGGTCACTCCCGCCCCCGTCGACGCCCCGGTCGAGGGCCGCCGCCGTCGCACCGAGTTCCACCCGCTGCGGGTCAGCGCGGTGGAGCGGCTGTGCGAGGACGCGGTCGCGGTGAGCTTCGACGTCCCCCCGGACCTGGCCGAGGAGTTCGCCTTCCGGCCCGGGCAGTCCCTGACGCTGCGGCGGTTCGTCGACGGCCGCGAGGAGCGCCGGTCGTACTCGATCTGCGCGCCCCGCGGAGCGGCGCCGCGCATCGGGGTGCGCCTGGTGCCCGGTGGGCTGTTCTCCAGCTGGCTGGTGCGGGAGGTCCGGCCCGGCGACGAGGTCGAGGTGCTGCCGCCCACCGGCGGTTTCACCGCGGACCTGAGCGCGGACGAGCGGCACGTGTGCCTCGCGGCCGGCTCGGGGATCACCCCGGTGCTGTCCATCGCGGCCAGCGTGCTGCGCGACACCGAGGGCACGGTCACGCTGCTCTACGGCAACCGCCGCAGCGACACCGTGATGTTCGCCGACGAGCTGGCCGACCTGAAGGACCGCTACCCGGCCAGGCTGGAGCTGGTGCACGTGCTCTCCCGGGAGCCGCGGGAGTCCGAGCTGTTCACCGGCCGGCTGGACGCGGAGAAGGTCCGGGCGCTGCTGTCCACGGTGGTCGACCCCGGCGCGGTGGACCAGTGGTGGTTGTGCGGGCCGTTCGGGATGGTCACCAGCGCGCGGGAGGTGCTGCGGGACAGCGGGGTGGCCGCCGAGCGCATCCACCAGGAGCTGTTCTACGTCGAGGACACCCCACCGGAGCCGGCCCGCCACGAGGAACCGACGCTCGAGGGCCCGACCAGCGACGTCACGGTGGTGCTCGACGGGCGGTCCACCCCGATGACCCTGCCGCGCGACGTGCCGGTCCTGGACGCCGCCCAGCGCGTCCGCCCGGACCTGCCGTTCGCGTGCAAGGGCGGCGTGTGCGGCACCTGCCGCGCCAAGGTCACCTGCGGGTCGGTCCGGATGCGCCGCAACTTCGCCCTGGAGGAGTCCGAGGTGGAGCAGGGCTTCGTGCTCACCTGCCAGTCCCTGCCCACCAGCGACGAGGTCACGGTCGACTTCGACGCCTGA
- a CDS encoding Ku protein: MPRKIWTGSINFGLVTIPVGLYAATEDHTVQFHQYQRGTTDRIRYKRVNERTGEEVGYDDIVKGREHDGGVITVEQSELDEIAPGRSRTIDITTFVDLAEIDPVHFQKTYWLAPNSREHFRPYNLLRRAMQDTGRAGIATFVLRGKQYLTAVRADTDVLALNTLYFADEIRDPADIIGDQPEQAAPSEKELQMATTIIESMSGPWDPEEYEDTYTARVEELLAEKARGGEVAAAEAPPQPTDVIDLTEALRRSVDEARRGRGPRKASGGADLSDLSKHELDDRAKELGIKGRSKMKRADLERAIADATTEKPTGGRRREKAS, from the coding sequence ATGCCGCGCAAGATCTGGACCGGTTCGATCAACTTCGGCCTGGTGACCATCCCGGTCGGCCTCTACGCCGCGACCGAGGACCACACCGTGCAGTTCCACCAGTACCAGCGCGGCACCACCGACCGGATCCGGTACAAGCGGGTCAACGAGCGCACCGGCGAGGAAGTCGGCTACGACGACATCGTCAAGGGCCGCGAGCACGACGGCGGCGTCATCACCGTCGAGCAGTCCGAACTGGACGAGATCGCGCCGGGCCGCTCGCGCACCATCGACATCACCACCTTCGTCGACCTCGCCGAGATCGACCCGGTGCACTTCCAGAAGACCTACTGGCTGGCGCCCAACAGCAGAGAGCACTTCCGGCCGTACAACCTGCTGCGCCGGGCCATGCAGGACACCGGGCGGGCCGGCATCGCGACCTTCGTGCTGCGGGGCAAGCAGTACCTGACCGCGGTGCGCGCCGACACCGACGTGCTGGCACTGAACACGCTGTACTTCGCCGACGAGATCCGCGACCCCGCCGACATCATCGGCGACCAGCCCGAGCAGGCGGCTCCGTCGGAGAAGGAGCTGCAGATGGCCACCACGATCATCGAGTCGATGAGCGGCCCGTGGGACCCCGAGGAGTACGAGGACACCTACACCGCCCGGGTGGAGGAGCTGCTCGCGGAGAAGGCCCGCGGCGGCGAGGTGGCGGCCGCGGAGGCCCCGCCGCAGCCGACCGACGTCATCGACCTCACCGAGGCGCTGCGGCGCAGCGTCGACGAGGCCCGCAGGGGCCGCGGCCCGCGGAAGGCGAGCGGCGGCGCGGACCTGTCCGACCTGAGCAAGCACGAGCTCGACGACCGCGCCAAGGAGCTCGGCATCAAGGGCCGGTCCAAGATGAAGCGCGCCGACCTGGAACGCGCCATCGCCGACGCGACCACCGAGAAGCCCACCGGCGGTCGCCGCCGCGAGAAGGCCTCCTGA
- the selB gene encoding selenocysteine-specific translation elongation factor: protein MHVIATAGHVDHGKSTLVRRLTGTDPDRWEEERRRGLTIDLGFAWTDLPDGCTVAFVDVPGHERFVPNMLAGIGPVPAVLFVLAADEGWMPQSDEHLDALDALGVRHGVLAVTRSDLADPGPATAQAVERLAGTSLAGIPAVQVSGATGAGVEDLVRALDSLVHRLPAPDLDADVRLWIDRSFTVRGAGTVVTGTLTAGTLHVGDQLLLHPAGTTCTVRGLQALGTPRTQVGAVARVAVNLRGVESARARRGDALLTPGRWLTTEVVDVRLRRPPTSWPEQLVLHLGAASTPVRVRPLGAEHARITSRLPLPVRIGDRALLRDPGGHRIHSGLDVLDVRPPPLTRRGAARARAAELSGMDAVADGAAEVRRRRVVRADELRAMGATPPGPGPWLVSDDHRAELATRLAELLEEHRRTDPLADGMPVEAARRALDLPDAALVAEVADTAGIAVRGGRLRLHRPDLPEHVHRAVSAVRDALRDRPFQAPTAEELRDLGLGDRELAAAARTGHLLRVAPGLVLLPGAEQAALDRLATLPEPFTLSQARRALGTSRRVAVPLLELLAREGRTERLADGTHRVVPR from the coding sequence TTGCACGTCATCGCCACCGCCGGGCACGTCGACCACGGCAAGTCCACGCTCGTCCGCCGGCTCACCGGGACCGACCCCGACCGGTGGGAGGAGGAACGCCGCCGCGGGCTCACCATCGACCTGGGTTTCGCCTGGACCGACCTGCCCGACGGCTGCACCGTCGCGTTCGTCGACGTCCCCGGGCACGAGCGGTTCGTGCCGAACATGCTGGCCGGGATCGGACCGGTGCCCGCAGTGCTGTTCGTCCTCGCCGCCGACGAGGGCTGGATGCCGCAGTCCGACGAGCACCTCGACGCCCTCGACGCGCTCGGCGTGCGGCACGGGGTGCTCGCGGTGACCCGCAGCGACCTGGCCGACCCCGGTCCCGCCACCGCGCAGGCCGTGGAGCGGCTGGCCGGCACCTCGCTCGCCGGCATCCCCGCCGTGCAGGTCAGCGGGGCGACCGGCGCGGGGGTCGAGGACCTGGTGCGCGCGCTCGACTCGCTGGTGCACCGGCTGCCGGCGCCCGACCTCGACGCCGACGTGCGGCTGTGGATCGACCGGTCGTTCACCGTCCGCGGGGCGGGCACCGTCGTGACCGGCACCCTCACCGCCGGGACGCTGCACGTCGGCGACCAGCTGCTGCTGCACCCCGCGGGGACCACCTGCACCGTCCGCGGCCTGCAGGCGCTCGGCACGCCCCGGACACAGGTCGGCGCGGTGGCCCGGGTGGCGGTGAACCTCCGCGGCGTGGAGTCCGCGCGGGCCCGGCGCGGCGACGCGCTGCTCACCCCGGGCCGCTGGCTGACCACGGAGGTCGTCGACGTCCGCCTCCGCCGGCCGCCGACGAGCTGGCCCGAGCAGCTCGTGCTGCACCTCGGCGCGGCGTCCACCCCGGTGCGCGTCCGCCCGCTCGGGGCCGAGCACGCGCGGATCACCTCGCGCCTGCCGCTGCCGGTGCGCATCGGCGACCGCGCGCTGCTGCGCGACCCCGGCGGTCACCGGATCCACAGCGGCCTGGACGTGCTCGACGTGCGACCGCCGCCGCTGACCCGGCGCGGCGCCGCGCGGGCCCGCGCCGCCGAGCTGTCCGGCATGGACGCGGTCGCCGACGGCGCCGCCGAGGTGCGCCGGCGCCGCGTGGTCCGGGCCGACGAGCTGCGGGCGATGGGCGCGACCCCGCCCGGTCCGGGCCCGTGGCTGGTCTCCGACGACCACCGCGCCGAGCTCGCCACCCGGCTCGCCGAGCTGCTCGAGGAGCACCGCCGCACCGACCCGCTCGCCGACGGGATGCCGGTGGAGGCCGCCCGCCGCGCCCTGGACCTGCCGGATGCCGCACTGGTGGCGGAGGTCGCCGACACCGCCGGGATCGCGGTGCGGGGCGGTCGGCTGCGCCTGCACCGCCCGGACCTGCCCGAGCACGTCCACCGCGCGGTGTCCGCCGTCCGCGACGCGCTGCGCGACCGTCCCTTCCAGGCGCCCACCGCCGAGGAGCTGCGCGACCTGGGCCTCGGGGACCGCGAGCTGGCCGCCGCCGCGCGCACCGGCCACCTGCTGCGGGTGGCCCCCGGCCTGGTGCTGCTGCCCGGCGCCGAGCAGGCGGCGCTCGACCGGCTCGCCACGCTGCCCGAGCCGTTCACGCTCAGCCAGGCCCGGCGCGCGCTGGGCACCTCGCGGCGCGTGGCGGTCCCGCTGCTCGAACTGCTCGCCCGCGAGGGCCGGACCGAGCGGCTCGCGGACGGCACCCACCGGGTCGTCCCGCGCTGA
- the selA gene encoding L-seryl-tRNA(Sec) selenium transferase, whose product MTNPRQHVPGTDRVLAHPEVSAAAHRLGHQLVKEAVHAAQQRARAGEIAAGEVTAETLASLPDSASSTRPVLNATGVLLHTNLGRAPLSRAAVEALERAAGTTDVELDLSTGKRGRRGAAALAALLAAVPRAEAAHVVNNGAAALALAATALAQGREIVLARGEMVEIGDGFRLPDLLTATGARLREVGTTNRVRLDDYREAIGPDTGFVLKVHPSNFVITGFTSSVPVAALRGIGVPVVVDIGSGLLHPHPVLPQEPDATSTLTDGADLVLASGDKLLGGPQAGLLLGRADIVRRLRRHPLARALRVDKLTLAALEATLRGPRTPTEEALRRDRPTLLRRATRLAEELSAAGVPASAQPSEATVGGGGAPGVTLPSAAVVLPERFAALLRSGDPPVLACVARDRCLLDLAAVAPEDDEVLRRAVLAAA is encoded by the coding sequence ATGACCAACCCGCGGCAGCACGTGCCCGGCACCGACCGGGTGCTGGCCCACCCGGAGGTCTCCGCCGCAGCGCACCGCCTCGGGCACCAGCTGGTCAAGGAGGCGGTGCACGCCGCCCAGCAGCGCGCCCGCGCCGGGGAGATCGCGGCCGGCGAGGTCACGGCGGAGACCCTCGCCTCGCTGCCCGACTCGGCCTCCAGCACCAGGCCCGTGCTCAACGCGACCGGCGTCCTGCTGCACACCAACCTCGGCCGGGCCCCGCTGTCGCGCGCCGCCGTCGAGGCGCTGGAACGGGCCGCCGGGACCACCGACGTCGAACTCGACCTGAGCACCGGCAAGCGCGGGCGCCGCGGTGCCGCGGCGCTGGCCGCGCTGCTCGCCGCCGTGCCGCGCGCCGAGGCCGCCCACGTGGTCAACAACGGTGCCGCCGCGCTCGCGCTGGCCGCCACGGCGCTGGCGCAGGGTCGCGAGATCGTGCTCGCGCGCGGCGAGATGGTCGAGATCGGCGACGGCTTCCGCCTGCCGGACCTGCTCACCGCGACCGGCGCGCGGCTGCGGGAGGTCGGCACCACCAACCGGGTCCGGCTCGACGACTACCGGGAGGCCATCGGGCCGGACACCGGGTTCGTGCTCAAGGTCCACCCCTCCAACTTCGTGATCACCGGTTTCACCTCCTCGGTGCCGGTGGCCGCCCTGCGCGGCATCGGCGTGCCGGTGGTGGTCGACATCGGCTCCGGTCTGCTGCACCCGCACCCGGTGCTGCCGCAGGAACCCGACGCCACGAGCACGCTCACCGACGGCGCCGACCTGGTCCTGGCCAGCGGGGACAAGCTGCTCGGCGGGCCGCAGGCCGGGCTGCTGCTGGGGCGGGCGGACATCGTGCGGCGGTTGCGCCGCCACCCGCTCGCCCGCGCTCTGCGCGTCGACAAGCTCACCCTCGCCGCGCTGGAAGCGACGCTGCGCGGCCCCCGCACGCCGACCGAGGAAGCCCTGCGCCGGGACCGGCCGACCCTGCTGCGCCGCGCCACGCGGCTGGCCGAGGAGCTCAGCGCCGCGGGCGTCCCCGCGTCCGCCCAACCCAGCGAGGCGACCGTCGGCGGTGGCGGTGCGCCCGGGGTGACGCTGCCCAGCGCGGCCGTCGTGCTGCCCGAACGCTTCGCGGCGCTGCTGCGGAGCGGGGACCCGCCGGTGCTCGCCTGCGTGGCGCGCGACCGCTGCCTGCTCGACCTCGCCGCGGTGGCGCCCGAGGACGACGAGGTGCTGCGCCGCGCGGTACTGGCCGCCGCGTGA